The Acidobacteriota bacterium genome segment CATCAGTCCACATTCATGAAGCCGAGACCGGCGCATCGTACAGGGCCAGTACCCTTCTGGCATCCCTTTGGACCTTCTCGATCAATTCGGGAGGGCTCAAGGGCCGGGCGTGAGGGGCGTTGCTCAAGACCAGGCGGGAAGGGAACTCCAGGGTTTCACTCTCCAGGGTAAGGACCACTCCCCCGTCCTCTGCCGGTTCCACCGAATCGCCCCATTGCTCCTTGATCCAGGGAGCCGCGTCCGCGTCGAAATAGACGCGCATCTTGCGATCTCCGGGGAACCGAAGGAAGTTGTTTCCGACCCCGCGCACGTCCGCGCCCTCGGGGGGGGAGAAGGAGTCGTTCAACAGGTCCACCGACAGGACCCGGTCGAACTTGAAGGTCCGCACGTCACGCCGGAGTTCGCAATAGCCCTCCAGGTACCAGTAGCCCAGGCGCTTGGTCAGATGGTAGGGGCGAACGTTGCGGCTCAAGGTTTCGTTCCGGGTCAGGGAATAGTAGTCGATCCGCACCTTGAAGTGTTCCTCGACGGCTTGGCGCAAGAGCGCAAAGTGTTCGGAGACGGGTCGGGACGGCCGGTCCACGACGACCCGATTCTCGATCCGGAAACGGGAGTCCTCCGAGTGGGAGATGGCCTGTTGGATCTTGCTCTTCAGCGATCTGACGGCACGAGGATCGACTTCCGGGTCCAGCAACTGGAGAGAGACCAGCAACGCCACGGCTTCGGACCGGGTAAAGCGCAGGGGGCGGTTCAACATCTGGTCGAACTCGATGAAGACGCGACGGTCTTCCACGTAGATGTCCACGTAGTCGTCGGGCCGAAACGGAGGCTTGCCGATGAGGAGCATGAATTCCATCTCCTTCAGCAGGTCTTGGGGGCGCATCTCCACCTTTTTGGCGAGATCGTCCAACCAGATTCCCTGGTTCTGGGAGACGTAGCTCATGATCAGGAGAATGCGGTTGATCCGGTCGGCGACGTTCATAACAGATTGCGAAGCGTCCGGGCGATCTCGTTTCGCATCTCCGCCGGAGCCAGCACCCGGGCATCGGTCTTCAATTCCAGAATCCAGGAGATGAAGCCGGAGCGGTGGGTCACTTCGATGTCGAATCGGTTCTCACCCGTGGGAACGGCGCGAGTCAACTGGGGGAGCAGTTCGGGAAGCCGATGCTCGGAAACCTCCACCGAAACCCGAACCGGCTCATGGATGGCGAGTTCCCAGGGCTGCTGATTCTGATACGGCTTCAGGGAGAAATCACTGGGAATCGTGTAGTCGGGACTCCCCGGACGCCTCCGGTTGACGATGACCTCGCTCATGCGCGAGAGGACGAAGCAACGAAGCCCCTGCCGCAGGTGGTCCCAACCCACAAGCGTCCAGTTGCCCTTCCGTAGAATCAGGCCGTAGGGATCGACTTTGCGCCGGGTCGTCTCGCGAGTGGAGAAGGCGTAGTACTCGATCTCAATACTCTTCTTTCGCTCCAACGCTTCCCGGATCTGGTGCACCAAGTTCGGCCATTTGCCGGTGACTCCCCCCTTGGGGAAGGAGATCTTCAATTCGGGCGGGGGAGGGGTGACCTGACTGACGCTGATGATCTTGTAGAGGGCGGATTTCAACTGGGGCTGGTAGGGGAAGTTCAAATTGTCGCGGACGGCGTCGGCCGAGAGCATCAGCAAGGAAGACTCTGTGGGATTGAACTCGATTTCGCGAAGGAAGAGCTTGTCCTCACGGATGGCGTAGCCGTCTTTGGACACCTCGGGCCCGCTCTTGTAGTCGATGGGAATCCCGAGAGTGATGAGTTCGGCCTTGTCCCGCTCGAATTTTCGCTGATTCGACTCCTCGACGCCCCGGGCATAGTCCTCCGGGAAGTGGTTCTTGATCTCTCTCCAGGAGACCGGCTCGCTGGAGTTGAGGAGGTAGGCGATCAAGTCCAGTAGGCGTTCGGTGCGATTCACTGCGGGATATTCTAGCAGTCCGCGACACGACTCGACACCGCATTAGCCGGGGGGGAGGGACGACACTCCAGTCGCCCATTCCCTTCTTGACACGTTGTCGTCGGGGCGCCCGGCGGTTGGAAGGCGCCGTTCCCGTCCGGCGGTTGGAAATCGCCGCCCGTCCGCTTGACCTGGGTTCTTTTTTCGTTAAATTGGATAGGATCTACGAGGGAGGAGATCATGACCTTCGTCATTGCTGAGCCCTGTATCGGAACCAAGGACACGGCCTGCGTGGACTCCTGTCCGGTTGATTGCATCCATCCGCGCGCGGATGAAGTCGAGTTCACCGATGCCACCATGCTCTACATCGATCCGGTGGAGTGCATCGATTGCGGCGCCTGTGTGCCCGAGTGCCCGGTAGAGGCCATCTTCCCGGACGACGAAGTTCCCGAGGAGTGGGATCACTACCTCGAGATCAACGCCCAGTGGTACGAAGAGACCGGTTACAATCGCTGAAACCGCTCACATGCCCCGGCCCCAGCTTCCGGTTCCCCCCCACTTCGATCCAGACCGGGTCGATGAGGTCTGGCGCGTTCCCTATCAGGAGAGAGCCCGGGAAGCGGCGGAGTGGAGAATCCGCTACGGCGTCACGCCTGCGGCCCAGGACCGGATACGGATCTGCCTGGTGGCCGTGGACGTACAGAACACCTTCTGCATTCCCGGGTTCGAGCTCTTCGTGGGGGGAGCGTCCGGACGCGCGGCGGTGGAGGACAACCTTCGGCTGTGCCGGTTCATCTATCGGAATCTGGGCGTCATCACCCGGATCTGTCCGACCATGGACACGCACCGTCCGGTGCAGATCTTCCATCCCCTGTTTCTGATCGACGAGGCCGGAGAGCACCCCGAGCCGTACACCGTCATCTCGGCCGAGGACGTGAGGCGGGGCATCTGGCGGATCAATCCGGTCGCCTGCTCCCAGGTCGGAATGGATGGGGAGACCGGGCAGGCTCATCTCCTCCACTACGTCAGCCGGCTTCAGGCGGAAGGGCAGTATCAGCTCACCGTCTGGCCCTACCACGGGATGTTGGGCGGGATCGGTCACGCCCTGGCGTCGTCATTGGAGGAGGCGGTCTTTTTTCACAGCGTCTGCCGCCAGAGCCAGCCCGATTTCCAGGTCAAGGGAGACTCGCCATTGACCGAGCATTACTCGGTTCTGGGTCCGGAAGTGATGGAGGGGGCCGACGGCGCACCCATCGGCGAGAAGAACCGGACCCTGCTGGAGTCGCTCCGGTCGTTCGACGTGGTGATCGTGGCGGGACAGGCCAAGAGCCATTGCGTGGCCTGGACCGTCGACCATCTCCTGGAGGAGTGCTCGGCCGGTCCGGAGGATTTCGCCGGGAGGGTCTACCTGCTGGAGGACTGCACCTCGCCGGTGGTGGTGCCGGGCGTCGTCGACTACACGGAGGACGCCGCGGCCGCCTTCCGCCGGTTCTCCGGCGCCGGAATGCATGTGGTCCGGTCCACCGATCCCATGGAAGTCTGGCCCGGCATCCCGTGATTCCCGCCGCCGGCTGAAATGCTCTTCAACAGCTTCCACTACATCCTTTTCTTCCTGCTGGTGCTCCTCGTCGTAGACGCGGTCCGCAGGCGCCGGTTCCAGCACCTGTTCCTGCTGCTGGCCAGCTACTACTTCTATTGGGTGTCGTCGACCTGGTACGTCCTGCTGCTCCTCTATTCCAGCTTCCTCGACTTCTACTGCGGGCGGGCCATCGGGAATTCGACCCGCTTGCGGACGCGCCGGATCCTCCTGGCCGTCAGCATCGCCGGCAACCTGGGGGTCCTGGCCTATTTCAAATACACCAATTTCGCTCTCGCCAGTGTGGAGACCCTCTTCGGCAGCCTGGGCTTCGGGGTACGGCTCCCGGGATGGGAGATCTTCCTGCCCATCGGCATCTCCTTCTACACCTTCCAGAGCATGAGCTACACGCTCGACATCTACTTCGGCAAGCTGAAGCCTGTGGACTCCATCCGGCAGTTCGCTCTCTACGTCTCCTTCTTTCCCCAGTTGGTGGCCGGTCCCATAGTCCGGGCACGCCATTTCCTGCCGCAGCTCGTCCGGATGCCCATGGTCAACTGGGACCGGATCCGTTTCGGATCGACGTTGATCCTGTACGGGCTCATCAAGAAGGTCTGCGTGGCCGACAACCTGTCGGGATTCGTCGAAACGGTCTTCCACGGGGATCTGACACACGACTCCCTCTGGGTGTTTCTGGGCATCGTTGCCTTCGCCATCCAGATCTATTGCGACTTCTCGGGGTACACCGACATCGCCATCGGTTCGGCCCGGGTCATGGGCTTTCGTTTTCCGGACAACTTCGACTTTCCCTACTTCTCGCACAACATCACCGAGTTCTGGAAACGGTGGCACATCAGCCTTTCCAGTTGGCTCCGGGACTACCTCTACATTCCCCTGGGCGGAAACCGGAAGGGCCGGCCGCGGCAACTGGTGAACCTGATGGTGACCATGCTCCTGGGCGGACTCTGGCACGGCGCCGCGTGGCACTTCGTGCTCTGGGGCCTGTACCAGGGGATTCTGCTCATCGTCCACAAGCTCCTGATCTGGCGGCGGCCGGCATCCGGGTCCGGAATCTGGAATCCCCTGAAGATCCTGGGGACCTTCTATCTCACCTGCATCGGCTGGCTCATCTTCATTCTCCCGGACCTGGGCACGCTGTCTTTCTACGTCAGGAAGATGATCTTTTGGGACTTCAACACCGCCGGGCTCTCGGCACTGATCGACAGCCACCCCTTGCCCCTTTTCCTGATGGCGGCGTTCGCCTTGATCCATCTCCTCAGCTACCGGATGGGCCGCCTTTCCCGCCGGCTGGCGTCATCGCGAACCTTGGGCTGGAGCTGGATCATGTTGGGAGGTCTGCTGGTGCTCTATCTGTTTGCCGGGGGGCAGGCGAGTTTCATTTACTTTCAATTCTGATCTCCCGGTCCCGGCGGAAGGGCTTGAGGGGCAGGATATAATTGAAGCGAAGGAGCCATATGGTTGTAGATCCGTTGGCGAGGACGGTCAGAGGCCGGAACAGGGATCTGCCCGGCCTCGCCAAGCGCCTCCTCAAAATACTGCTGGGCCTGGCGCTGACGCTGATCGCGGCCGACTTCATTCTGTTGGAGATGAATCGGAGGCTGCTGATTCTGCCCCAGTTCGACATGGAGCTTCTGCCCTACCACGACCCCCGGGTGACCCGCCGGAACGCGCTGCTCCGGGCCTATCCGGACCCTCCCAAGGTCATCTTCACCGGCGACTCGCGCACCAAGAACGGCATTGTCCCCGAAGTCGTGGCCCGCACCCTGGGAGTCCCGCACCAGACGCTGTTCAACTTCGGCACCGGCTCCCAAGTGGCCCGTTTCGCCCGGGAGGCGTTTCTTCCCCATCTCCTGGACATCGAGGTCCGTCCCGACTTCCTGGTCTTCGGGGTGAGTCCCGACTGGCCTCTCGAGAAGCGCAAGCTCTGGAAGCTGATCGACCGTTACCGGGAGTCTCTGGCCTATCGGTTGGAACACGCGCCAGCCTCGGGCGGCGATGCCGTCGAGGGTTTCGTCACCCGCTTCCTCTCCTACCGGTTCGCCCTGTTCCGCTACCGGCAGGACCTGATCGAGCAGGAGCTGCTTCCCGATCTGAGCTGCTGGTTCCTGGACGACTGCTACCGGGATGCGCGGGACCCCAGGGCCACTCCGGTTCACTTCAAGGATTTGGAGCGGCGCTCGGGATTCAAGACCGCCTGCGGCTGGGGCCCGCAACCCTACGGCGGACACATGTCCGGGGAATTCACGAAACGCGCCCGCTTCGACGAGGAGACTCCTCTGGACGAGGAGAACCTGGTGGGGTTGTTCGAGGCGTGCCGCAACCAGGGGATCACGCCGCTGCTTCTCATCATGCCGGTACACGACACCTTCCGCCGGGTCCACGATCCGCTCATGTCCCGGAACCAGGCCCGGCTGGAGGAACTGGCGGCCCGGGAGAAGGTGGATATCCTCCGCGCCAGGCGCGACTACGGCGACCGGGGCCTGTTCGTGGACGGGCATCATCTCTCTCATCGGGGCGCGGTCTACTTCAGCGCCGATCTGGCCCAGGCCTTGTCCCCGCATCTGAAGGTCTCCCGGCGCGCCCGGGCCAGAGGGCGCGCCTCCACCGAAGACCTGGTGAGGTGGATGTACGATCTCAATCCCGAGATCGAGACCCTCTGGGGCCGGAGTGCGGAGGAGGCTCTGGGCCCTTCCGGCGACCGCGTGGCGAACCGCCGACGCACGCGGGACCTGAGCCAGTGACTCCCGGCGTTCTGCCAGCAGTCCGCGCCCTTGCAGGAACGGTCGAATGCCGTGACGACTTTTTCCACGGGCTGCTATCATCCTCAGATTGCGGTTTCACCCGGATTGACCTCCAAGGGTCCAAACCCGTTGAGCGTCAACGACATGGGTGCAGGAGGGGGCGAACGGCGTGAGCAGGCAGATGGCAGCTTCCAAGCGGCGGCCCCGCGTGGCGGTCACCATGGGAGATCCGGCCGGGATCGGGCCTGAGATCTGTCTGCGGCTGCTGGCCGACTCCCGGGTGCTGAGGCGTTGCGTCCCGGTCGTGTTCGGGAATGCGGAGGTGCTGGACCGCGTCGCCCGCGCCTGCCGGCTTCCCGGTCCGGACCGGGTCGTGACCGGGGAGCAGGGACACTCGGATCTTTCCGAATCCTCACCCGCCGTGGTCGATCCGGGTGGGTTGGAGGCCTATCGAGTCCGGCCCGGCCGGGTCCAGGCGTCTTGCGGCCGCGCCGGCTTCCGTTTTCTGGAAGCGGCCGCCACCAGGACTATGAACGGAGAATTTGCTGCCCTGGCCACCGGTCCCATCAACAAGCAGGCCCTGCAGGCCGGCGGAATCCCGTTTTCGGGGCATACTGACTACCTGGCCGCCGCCACCGGTACTCCAGCGGTCTACATGATGCTGGCTTCGGACGAACTGCGGGTCAGCATGGTCACGGGGCACGTCGGGGTCGAAAGGGTCTCCAGGGAACTCACCAAGGCACGTGTGCTGGAGGCCATTCGGCTGACTCGGGATGCGGTCGTGAACCTGCGCGGCGAGACGCCGCGGCTGGCGGTGTCGGGACTCAATCCCCACGCGGGGGAGGGCGGGCTCTTCGGTTCCGGCGAGGAAGAGCATGTCATCCGGCCCGCGGTGGAGGCGGCCCGGCGAGAGGGAATGGAGGTGGACGGCCCCTTGCCGGCCGACACGCTCTTCGTCCCCTCGGTCCGTTCCCGCTACCAGGCCGTGGTGACCATGTATCACGATCAGGGCCACGTTCCCTTCAAGATGATCTCTTTCGACCGGGGCATTCACATGACCCTGGGCCTTCCCCTGGTGCGCACCTCGGTGGCGCACGGGACCGCCTTCGACATTGCGTGGACCGGACGAGCCAGTCCCCAGAGCCTGATACAGGCTGTCCTCTGGGCCGGAAGACTGGCGGAGCGGAAGCGGGCGGTTCGCGGCAGATCTGCCGCGGGCAGAACCGCGGCGCGCCGGGTCGGTTGACGTAGACCGGAATCCCCGGTTGGACGCCGGATCCCGGTTCAACGGCGCCAGGGCGGCATCAGGGTCGGCTGATTCGCGAACCGCTTCATGGCGATGGCCAAAGTCGCACCGGCGCCCGGGCCCAGCCGAACTTGAAAGAACGGCGCGCCGATGGGCGTCTCCTCTCCCTCCACCGTCGCGGACAGGCACTGGTGCTCTCCGTAGGAGCCACCCTGGACGATGACGGTTCGCGGCTCGAGCTGATTGACGTTGACCAATGTGACCGTGGTCTTGTCCGGAGTCAACTCCGTCACCAGGGCTGCTACGTCCCGGGGAATGCCGGGCCGTCTCCGGTCCGGGTCGAAGTAACGCAGCCGGGCGTGAAGCAGGCTTCCCAGGTGGCCGATCCGTTTCCGGTGTTCCTTGCCGCGATTGATGTAGTCC includes the following:
- a CDS encoding WYL domain-containing protein, with product MNRTERLLDLIAYLLNSSEPVSWREIKNHFPEDYARGVEESNQRKFERDKAELITLGIPIDYKSGPEVSKDGYAIREDKLFLREIEFNPTESSLLMLSADAVRDNLNFPYQPQLKSALYKIISVSQVTPPPPELKISFPKGGVTGKWPNLVHQIREALERKKSIEIEYYAFSTRETTRRKVDPYGLILRKGNWTLVGWDHLRQGLRCFVLSRMSEVIVNRRRPGSPDYTIPSDFSLKPYQNQQPWELAIHEPVRVSVEVSEHRLPELLPQLTRAVPTGENRFDIEVTHRSGFISWILELKTDARVLAPAEMRNEIARTLRNLL
- the pdxA gene encoding 4-hydroxythreonine-4-phosphate dehydrogenase PdxA gives rise to the protein MSRQMAASKRRPRVAVTMGDPAGIGPEICLRLLADSRVLRRCVPVVFGNAEVLDRVARACRLPGPDRVVTGEQGHSDLSESSPAVVDPGGLEAYRVRPGRVQASCGRAGFRFLEAAATRTMNGEFAALATGPINKQALQAGGIPFSGHTDYLAAATGTPAVYMMLASDELRVSMVTGHVGVERVSRELTKARVLEAIRLTRDAVVNLRGETPRLAVSGLNPHAGEGGLFGSGEEEHVIRPAVEAARREGMEVDGPLPADTLFVPSVRSRYQAVVTMYHDQGHVPFKMISFDRGIHMTLGLPLVRTSVAHGTAFDIAWTGRASPQSLIQAVLWAGRLAERKRAVRGRSAAGRTAARRVG
- a CDS encoding isochorismatase, which encodes MPRPQLPVPPHFDPDRVDEVWRVPYQERAREAAEWRIRYGVTPAAQDRIRICLVAVDVQNTFCIPGFELFVGGASGRAAVEDNLRLCRFIYRNLGVITRICPTMDTHRPVQIFHPLFLIDEAGEHPEPYTVISAEDVRRGIWRINPVACSQVGMDGETGQAHLLHYVSRLQAEGQYQLTVWPYHGMLGGIGHALASSLEEAVFFHSVCRQSQPDFQVKGDSPLTEHYSVLGPEVMEGADGAPIGEKNRTLLESLRSFDVVIVAGQAKSHCVAWTVDHLLEECSAGPEDFAGRVYLLEDCTSPVVVPGVVDYTEDAAAAFRRFSGAGMHVVRSTDPMEVWPGIP
- a CDS encoding ferredoxin family protein, which produces MTFVIAEPCIGTKDTACVDSCPVDCIHPRADEVEFTDATMLYIDPVECIDCGACVPECPVEAIFPDDEVPEEWDHYLEINAQWYEETGYNR
- a CDS encoding MBOAT family protein; the protein is MLFNSFHYILFFLLVLLVVDAVRRRRFQHLFLLLASYYFYWVSSTWYVLLLLYSSFLDFYCGRAIGNSTRLRTRRILLAVSIAGNLGVLAYFKYTNFALASVETLFGSLGFGVRLPGWEIFLPIGISFYTFQSMSYTLDIYFGKLKPVDSIRQFALYVSFFPQLVAGPIVRARHFLPQLVRMPMVNWDRIRFGSTLILYGLIKKVCVADNLSGFVETVFHGDLTHDSLWVFLGIVAFAIQIYCDFSGYTDIAIGSARVMGFRFPDNFDFPYFSHNITEFWKRWHISLSSWLRDYLYIPLGGNRKGRPRQLVNLMVTMLLGGLWHGAAWHFVLWGLYQGILLIVHKLLIWRRPASGSGIWNPLKILGTFYLTCIGWLIFILPDLGTLSFYVRKMIFWDFNTAGLSALIDSHPLPLFLMAAFALIHLLSYRMGRLSRRLASSRTLGWSWIMLGGLLVLYLFAGGQASFIYFQF
- a CDS encoding WYL domain-containing protein, encoding MNVADRINRILLIMSYVSQNQGIWLDDLAKKVEMRPQDLLKEMEFMLLIGKPPFRPDDYVDIYVEDRRVFIEFDQMLNRPLRFTRSEAVALLVSLQLLDPEVDPRAVRSLKSKIQQAISHSEDSRFRIENRVVVDRPSRPVSEHFALLRQAVEEHFKVRIDYYSLTRNETLSRNVRPYHLTKRLGYWYLEGYCELRRDVRTFKFDRVLSVDLLNDSFSPPEGADVRGVGNNFLRFPGDRKMRVYFDADAAPWIKEQWGDSVEPAEDGGVVLTLESETLEFPSRLVLSNAPHARPLSPPELIEKVQRDARRVLALYDAPVSAS